The Cynocephalus volans isolate mCynVol1 chromosome 2, mCynVol1.pri, whole genome shotgun sequence genome window below encodes:
- the ATOX1 gene encoding copper transport protein ATOX1, with product MPKHEFSVDMSCEGCAEAVSRVLNKLGGVKFHTDLPNKKVCIESEHSVDILLATLRKTGKTASYLGPSSE from the exons ATGCCG AAGCACGAGTTCTCCGTGGACATGAGCTGCGAAGGCTGCGCAGAAGCGGTCTCTCGGGTCCTCAACAAACTGGGAG GAGTTAAGTTTCACACTGACCTCCCCAACAAGAaggtttgcattgaatctgaacACAGCGTGGACATTCTGCTGGCAACCTTGAGGAAAACAGGAAAGACCGCTTCCTACCTTGGCCCCAGCTCTGAGTAG